A stretch of the Lineus longissimus chromosome 12, tnLinLong1.2, whole genome shotgun sequence genome encodes the following:
- the LOC135497089 gene encoding uncharacterized protein LOC135497089: protein MEENQRGQSGHGADKQEGHDAKVDGTGTGQGHRKHKAVVTGDGVKIDLETVNRAFLELAEKGRRDTVKILIDAEADVNAKDINNDILLLASASGGHSDTVKILIDAGADVDAKDINNVTPLLASASGGHSDTVKILIDAGADVNAKTTNNDTPLLASASEGHSDTAKILIDAGADVNAKNTNNDTPLLASASGGHSDTAKILIDAGADVDGKTTYNVTPLHETSWRSHDDTVMKFIDDVADVLANYTYNDTPLLASARGGHSDTVKILIDAGADVDAKGTNNVTPLLASARGGHSDTVKILIDAVADVLANYTNNDTPLLASARGGHSDTVKILIDAGADVDAKGTNNDTPLLASARAGHSDTAKILIDSGADVNAKGANNDTPLLASARAGHSDTAKILIDAGADVDAKDTDNDTPLLASARAGHSDTVKILIDAVADVDAKDTNNVTPLLASAWEGHSDTVKILIDAGADVNAKSTNNVTPLHKSAWEGHSDTVKILIDAGADVNAKDTNNVTPLHKSAWEGHSDTVKILIDAGADVNAKDTNNVTPLHKSASEGHSDTVKILIDAGADVDAKGTNNVTPLLASARGGHSDTVKILIDAGADVNAKNTDNDTPLLASVRGGHSDTVKILIDAGADVDAKDINNVTPLHYIALEGHSDTVKILIDAGADVHAKNTNNVTPLHYSAWEGHSDTVKILIDAGADVDAKNTNNFTPLHYSAWEGYSDTVKILIDAGADVNAKNTNNDTPLHKSAWGGHSDTVKILIDAGADVDAKNTNNDTPLFASARAGHSDTAKILIDAGADVDAKNTNNVTPLHKSALGGHSDTVKILIDAGADVNAKDTNNVTPLLASARGGHSDTVKILIDAGADVNAKDTNNVTPLHKSAWGGHSDTAKILIDAGTDVNAKTTNNVTPLLASARGGHSDTVKILIDAGADVDAKGTKNDTPLLASASEGHSDTVKILIDAGADVDAKGINNDTPLLASARGGHSDTVKILIDAGADVDAKDITNVTPLHYSASAGHSDTVKILIDAGADVNAKTTNNVTPLLASARGGHSDTVKILIDAGADVDAKGINNVTPLHKSALGGHSDTVKILIDAGADVNDKDITNDTPLHKSVWGGHSDTVKILIDAGADVDAKDITNVTPLHYSASAGHSDTVKILIDAGADVNAKTTNNVTLLLASARGGHSDTVKILIDAGADVNAKDTNNVTPLHQATRRGDLQVVVGLILKGANVNLKNNCGVIPIHLAVEGRYIQIINELMNKTDLADPGALSILHSLLLETDIGMLKIMCRNSSVYRACGNYGRTLLHVAGQLGCHEYIQHLTTCDGVQVNNKDHFGKSSLHYAVEIGNEETIHELLEAGCDVHELDLARKSVLHHAAINGHCNLIGFFIEKYRLDPYQADVDGRNCLHYAVIYRNEDVVALLMEKYSDPRKDARDYRNKTPTDYLHQCEEGSLTSKYLRGWTSGVTAIELGNTESDDHTAGECSDITNIPDLCKISEQPYIGSVMAITGHDNVKFVKYVKEKVQQVIKEVLPQITEVKVIGVGSSFEASKHGMPDEFDFLVKLGPIYSEKGDKHEGYQNMKDFNFRDESVGPVIGSHGMWMWSRLMEYWSDCVSNKKATRSDGDRSFCMLSPPQRHPDRKTCTTWIWLYSDEMFTDLPISIDLVPAIEVDIDEQEDWELALMIFKREDWKRPNKYIVPKIPYRTSTVAQNIEPDKLNQLGRVSYPTIEVEFLKTLDKRMKAVFITAKCVRKAEVCGFKIKSNKGDMVCGYKIKNNNVNIKSVSELVTSYRLKSVFLHLVELFLKSDMSLGKMVLMVYEHLEKCLERDNLPMPMDNKVNVLAGSKLSTEDSLQVTRIMARFVRRLYERDVSAEQRERDSREEAQGLTRLRAEYDQELDEWTIKRDQRRKPNYWEEFLPDFDNKPILNPILFPKLPR, encoded by the coding sequence ATGGAAGAAAATCAACGAGGACAGAGTGGACATGGAGCAGACAAGCAGGAGGGTCATGACGCCAAAGTCGATGGAACTGGAACAGGACAGGGTCACAGGAAACATAAAGCTGTGGTAACTGGAGATGGAGTTAAAATTGATTTGGAGACTGTTAATAGAGCCTTTCTTGAATTAGCAGAGAAAGGTCGTCGAGATACTGttaagatattgatagatgctgaggctgatgttaatgccaaggaCATTAACAATGACATActcttgcttgcatcagcatctggaggtcattctgatactgtaaagatattgatagatgctggggctgatgttgatgccaaggacattaacaatgtcacacccttgcttgcatcagcatcgggaggtcattctgatactgtcaagatattgatagatgctggggcagatgttaatgccaagaccactaacaatgacacacccttgcttgcatcagcatcggaaggtcattctgatactgccaagatattgatagatgctggggctgatgttaatgccaagaacactaacaatgacacacccttgcttgcatcagcatcgggaggtcattctgatactgccaagatattgatagatgctggggctgatgttgatggcaAGACCACttacaatgtcacacccttgcatgAAACATCATGGAGAAGTCATGATGATACTGTAATGAAATTTATAGATGATGTGGCTGATGTTCTTGCCAACTACACttacaatgacacacccttgcttgcatcagcacggggaggtcattctgatactgtcaagatattgatagatgctggggctgatgttgatgcaaagggcactaacaatgtcacacccttgcttgcatcagcacggggaggtcattctgatactgtcaagatattgatagatgctgtgGCTGATGTTCTTGCCAACTACactaacaatgacacacccttgcttgcatcagcacggggaggtcattctgatactgtcaagatattgatagatgctggggctgatgttgatgcaaagggcactaacaatgacacacccttgcttgcatcagcacgggcaggtcattctgatactgccaagatattgatagattctggggctgatgttaatgcaaAGGGCGctaacaatgacacacccttgcttgcatcagcacgggcaggtcattctgatactgccaagatattgatagatgctggggctgatgttgatgcaaaggacactgacaatgacacacccttgcttgcatcagcacgggcaggtcattctgatactgtcaagatattgatagatgctgtggctgatgttgatgccaaggacactaacaatgtcacacccttgcttgcatcagcatgggaaggtcattctgatactgtcaagatattgatagatgctggggctgatgttaatgccaagagcactaacaatgtcacacccttgcataaatcagcatgggaaggtcattctgatactgtcaagatattgatagatgctggggctgatgttaatgccaaggacactaacaatgtcacacccttgcataaatcagcatgggaaggtcattctgatactgtcaagatattgatagatgctggggctgatgttaatgccaaggacactaacaatgtcacacccttgcataaatcagcatcggaaggtcattctgatactgtcaagatattgatagatgctggggctgatgttgatgcaaagggcactaacaatgtcacacccttgcttgcatcagcacggggaggtcattctgatactgtcaagatattgatagatgctggggctgatgttaatgccaagaacactgacaatgacacacccttgcttgcatcagtacggggaggtcattctgatactgtcaagatattgatagatgctggggctgatgttgatgccaaggacattaacaatgtcacacccttgcattATATAGCATtggaaggtcattctgatactgtcaagatattgatagatgctggggctgatgttcatgccaagaacactaacaatgtcacacccttgcattattcagcatgggaaggtcattctgatactgtcaagatattgatagatgctggggctgatgttgatgccaagaacaCTAACAATTTCACACCCTTGCATTATTCAGCATGGGAAGGttattctgatactgtcaagatattgatagatgctggagctgatgttaatgccaagaacactaacaatgacacacccttgcataaatcagcatggggaggtcattctgatactgtcaagatattgatagatgctggggctgatgttgatgccaagaacactaacaatgacacacccttgttTGCATCAGCACGGgcaggtcattctgatactgccaagatattgatagatgctggggctgatgttgatgccaagaacactaacaatgtcacacccttgcataaatcagcattgggaggtcattctgatactgtcaagatattgatagatgctggggctgatgttaatgccaaggacactaacaatgtcacacccttgcttgcatcagcacggggaggtcattctgatactgtcaagatattgatagatgctggggctgatgttaatgccaaggacactaacaatgtcacacccttgcataaatcagcatggggaggtcattctgatactgccaagatattgatagatgctgggactgatgttaatgccaagaccactaacaatgtcacacccttgcttgcatcagcacggggaggtcattctgatactgtcaagatattgatagatgctggggctgatgttgatgcaaagGGCACTAagaatgacacacccttgcttgcatcagcatcggaaggtcattctgatactgtcaagatattgatagatgctggggctgatgttgatgcaaagggcattaacaatgacacacccttgcttgcatcagcacggggaggtcattctgatactgtcaagatattgatagatgctggggctgatgttgatgccaaggacattaccaatgtcacacccttgcattATTCAGCATCGgcaggtcattctgatactgtcaagatattgatagatgctggggctgatgttaatgccaagaccactaacaatgtcacacccttgcttgcatcagcacggggaggtcattctgatactgtcaagatattgatagatgctggggctgatgttgatgcaaagggcattaacaatgtcacacccttgcataaatcagcattgggaggtcattctgatactgtcaagatattgatagatgctggggctgatgttaatgacAAGGACATTaccaatgacacacccttgcataAATCAGTatggggaggtcattctgatactgtcaagatattgatagatgctggggctgatgttgatgccaaggacattaccaatgtcacacccttgcattATTCAGCATCGgcaggtcattctgatactgtcaagatattgatagatgctggggctgatgttaatgccaagaccactaacaatgtcacactcttgcttgcatcagcacggggaggtcattctgatactgtcaagatattgatagatgctggggctgatgttaatgccaaggacactaacaatgtcacacccttgcatcAAGCAACTAGAAGAGGGGATTTACAAGTAGTTGTGGGACTCATACTAAAGGGGGCTAATGTGAATCTTAAGAACAACTGTGGTGTGATACCTATTCATCTGGCAGTAGAAGGTAGATACATACAAATCATAAATGAACTAATGAACAAAACTGATTTAGCTGACCCTGGTGCACTCTCGATATTACACTCTTTATTACTGGAAACCGATATTGGTATGCTGAAGATTATGTGCCGCAATTCATCAGTCTACCGTGCTTGTGGCAATTACGGGAGGACCTTACTCCATGTTGCCGGACAACTCGGCTGCCATGAATACATTCAACATTTAACAACATGTGATGGAGTCCAGGTTAATAACAAAGATCACTTTGGAAAGAGTTCACTCCACTACGCCGTAGAGATTGGGAATGAAGAGACAATACATGAACTTCTAGAAGCTGGTTGTGATGTTCATGAATTAGACTTAGCACGGAAGTCAGTTTTGCACCATGCTGCAATAAATGGACACTGCAATCTTATaggatttttcattgaaaaatatagGTTAGATCCATATCAGGCTGATGTTGATGGCAGGAACTGTCTCCATTATGCTGTGATCTATCGAAATGAGGACGTAGTTGCCCTGTTGATGGAGAAATACAGTGATCCTAGGAAGGATGCAAGGGACTATCGAAACAAGACACCGACTGACTACTTGCATCAGTGTGAAGAAGGCAGTTTGACATCAAAATACCTTCGAGGCTGGACATCAGGAGTTACTGCAATTGAGCTTGGTAACACCGAAAGTGATGATCATACTGCCGGAGAATGCTCTGATATTACAAATATTCCTGACTTGTGCAAAATTTCAGAACAACCATACATTGGGTCTGTAATGGCAATCACAGGACACGATAATGTAAAATTTGTCAAATATGTTAAAGAAAAGGTGCAACAAGTTATAAAAGAGGTACTACCACAGATCACGGAAGTGAAGGTTATTGGGGTTGGAAGTTCATTTGAGGCATCAAAGCATGGCATGcctgatgaatttgattttttggTGAAGTTGGGACCTATTTATTCTGAAAAAGGTGATAAACATGAAGGATATCAAAATATGAAGGATTTTAATTTCAGGGATGAATCTGTGGGACCTGTCATTGGGTCACATGGGATGTGGATGTGGAGCAGACTCATGGAATATTGGAGTGATTGCGTATCAAACAAAAAGGCCACACGAAGTGATGGTGATCGCAGCTTCTGTATGTTATCGCCACCTCAGAGACATCCTGATCGTAAAACCTGCACGACATGGATCTGGCTGTACAGTGATGAAATGTTTACCGACTTGCCAATATCAATAGACTTGGTGCCTGCCATTGAGGTTGACATCGATGAACAGGAAGACTGGGAATTAGCATTGATGATTTTTAAGAGAGAAGACTGGAAACGACCAAATAAGTACATAGTTCCTAAAATTCCATACAGGACCAGCACGGTAGCACAAAACATTGAACCAGACAAACTTAATCAGCTTGGGCGAGTCTCCTACCCAACAATAGAGGTGGAATTCCTCAAAACTTTGGATAAACGGATGAAGGCTGTCTTCATCACAGCAAAATGTGTGAGAAAGGCAGAGGTATGTGGCTTCAAAATTAAAAGCAACAAGGGTGATATGGTATGTGGCTAcaaaattaaaaacaacaatGTCAATATTAAGTCGGTCAGTGAGTTAGTAACCAGCTACAGATTGAAATCTGTATTCTTGCATCTGGTTGAACTGTTCCTGAAGTCAGACATGTCCCTCGGGAAAATGGTCCTGATGGTGTATGAACATTTAGAAAAGTGTCTCGAGAGAGATAATCTACCAATGCCCATGGATAATAAGGTCAATGTGTTGGCTGGGTCCAAGCTGAGTACAGAAGACAGCCTCCAGGTGACCAGGATCATGGCAAGGTTTGTCAGGCGACTGTACGAGAGGGATGTCTCAGCTGAACAACGGGAGAGAGACTCAAGAGAAGAGGCTCAGGGACTAACGAGACTAAGAGCAGAGTACGATCAGGAACTGGATGAATGGACTATTAAGAGGGATCAAAGAAGGAAACCAAATTACTGGGAGGAATTTTTGCCTGATTTTGATAATAAACCAATACTGAATCCAATCCTGTTTCCAAAGCTTCCCAGGTAG